Proteins encoded together in one Impatiens glandulifera chromosome 1, dImpGla2.1, whole genome shotgun sequence window:
- the LOC124920212 gene encoding something about silencing protein 10 isoform X1, with protein MGRMKSGKGFSKNPKRKATAHADDSDDDMMNDEIDTFHKQRDIIPLDVNDSDDSDDETDLPVFDSKDDDDDDEDDDEDEDDEDMEDDSDLTGLAAKIARQQKYLRVKEGGVEDETHDDDEEAEEKETVWGRRKEGYYGGENVDYEIQSSDEELHDEEEEVLRLQREKVKSLSAEDFGLEHVSEDENEKEPTMEEILVGGVKAKAKALKEKEAFDNDDMAYEEVEKDLNALSKEEKMEVVYSSAPELVGLLSELNSAMDELENKVNPLLSKVKEAQNGEKGSINYIELKQLLLLAYCQSITFYLLLKSEGEPARDHPVTGRIVELKELLDKVKQLDSYLPDIVEDILSKKEHIKEIVKLPTLTSDGLAKNLQVVHEQPETMVMPKDALNIECTKDVVNKEKKRKRQNDQLGVQSQEMLKVRAALEEKLKHKGIINTIKQKDNKADRRLPLLNRKFETLDDFDDDTINPSENKVNSTSFQPSKLSRLVTSQFAKPKIISGDDDLPKRDDIGERRRKFELRVLSHAGIDTGDDMMENEPENLKKRRGSDKKDVDEDMESEDDFYKQVKQQRDAKLAAKSEKYSRNPTVQIREEEEELEVGKRHISYQMEKNRGLTRPRKKLIKNPRKKYKLKHQKAVERRKGQVRDIRKQTGSYGGENTGINPGISRSVRF; from the exons ATGGGTCGAATGAAAAGTGGGAAGGGGTTTAGCAAAAACCCAAAGAGAAAAGCTACAGCCCATGCAGACGACAGCGACGATGATATGATGAACGACGAAATCGACACCT TTCACAAACAAAGAGATATCATCCCTTTGGATGTAAATGATTCGGATGATTCCGATGACGAGACTGATCTCCCCGTATTTGATTCCAAG gatgatgatgatgatgatgaagatgacgatgaggatgaagatgatgaagatatGGAAGATGATAGCGATCTCACGGGTCTTGCTGCTAAAA TTGCAAGGCAACAAAAGTATCTTCGGGTCAAGGAGGGTGGAGTGGAAGATGAAacacatgatgatgatgaagaagcgGAAGAGAAAGAGACTGTATGGGGTAGAAGAAAGGAAGGATACTACGGTGGAGAGAATGTTGATTATGAG ATACAATCAAGTGATGAAGAGCTTCACGATGAGGAAGAGGAAGTGTTGAGACttcagagagagaaagtgaagtCTTTGTCTGCAGAAGACTTTGGTCTTGAGCATGTTAGTGAAGATGAGAACGAGAAAGAGCCAACAATGGAG GAAATTCTTGTTGGAGGGGTGAAGGCCAAGGCAAAGGCTTTAAAGGAAAAAGAGGCTTTTGATAATGATGACATGGCTTATGAAGAAGTTGAGAAAGATCTGAATGCATTATCTAAGGAAGAGAAGATGGAAGTTGTCTATAG TTCGGCTCCTGAGCTGGTTGGTCTGCTCTCAGAGCTGAATTCTGCCATGGATGAGCTTGAGAACAAGGTTAACCCTCTTCTAAGCAAG GTTAAGGAAGCACAGAATGGAGAAAAGGGATCCATAAACTATATTGAGTTAAAGCAACTTCTCTTGCTAGCATATTGCCAATCCATAACCTTTTATCTTCTTTTGAAATCCGAAGGGGAGCCAGCCCGTGATCATCCTGTCACAGGTCGCATTGTTGAACTCAAGGAGTTGTTGGACAAG GTGAAACAACTTGATTCCTATCTTCCTGACATTGTGGAGGATATTTTGAGCAAGAAAGAACATATTAAAGAAATTGTCAAATTGCCAACTTTAACATCTGACGGTTTGGCCAAAAATCTTCAAGTCGTACATGAACAACCAGAGACAATGGTAATG CCTAAAGATGCATTAAACATTGAGTGCACAAAGGATGTTGTAAATAAAGAGAAGAAACGCAAGCGTCAG AATGATCAACTTGGAGTACAGAGCCAAGAAATGCTTAAAGTAAGAGCTGCCCTTGAAGAGAAGTTGAAGCACAAGGGTATTATAAACACTATTAAGCAAAAAGATAATAAAGCAGATCGTCGTTTGCCACTGCTAAATAG AAAATTTGAAACATTAGATGACTTTGATGATGATACCATAAATCCATCGGAGAACAAAGTTAATTCAACTTCATTCCAACCGAGCAAGCTTTCAAGACTTGTAACTTCACAGTTTGCCAAACCTAAG ATCATTTCTGGTGACGATGATTTACCTAAGAGAGATGACATAGGAGAAAGGCGAAGGAAGTTTGAACTACGAGTTCTTTCTCATGCTGGAATCGATACAGGTGATGATATGATGGAGAACGAGCCGGAGAATTTGAAAAAACGTAGAGGTTCTGATAAGAAAGACGTCGATGAGGATATGGAATCAGAAGATGACTTCTACAAGCAAGTGAAACAACAAAGGGATGCAAAGCTTGCTGCTAAATCAGAGAAATACTCCAG GAACCCGACTGTCCAAATcagagaggaagaagaagaattggAAGTGGGTAAGCGTCATATTTCATATCAGATGGAAAAGAACAGAGGGTTGACTAGACCTCGCAAGAAGCTGATCAAAAATCCAAGGAAGAAGTACAAG
- the LOC124920212 gene encoding something about silencing protein 10 isoform X2: MGRMKSGKGFSKNPKRKATAHADDSDDDMMNDEIDTFHKQRDIIPLDVNDSDDSDDETDLPVFDSKDDDDDDEDDDEDEDDEDMEDDSDLTGLAAKIARQQKYLRVKEGGVEDETHDDDEEAEEKETVWGRRKEGYYGGENVDYEIQSSDEELHDEEEEVLRLQREKVKSLSAEDFGLEHVSEDENEKEPTMEEILVGGVKAKAKALKEKEAFDNDDMAYEEVEKDLNALSKEEKMEVVYSSAPELVGLLSELNSAMDELENKVNPLLSKVKEAQNGEKGSINYIELKQLLLLAYCQSITFYLLLKSEGEPARDHPVTGRIVELKELLDKVKQLDSYLPDIVEDILSKKEHIKEIVKLPTLTSDGLAKNLQVVHEQPETMPKDALNIECTKDVVNKEKKRKRQNDQLGVQSQEMLKVRAALEEKLKHKGIINTIKQKDNKADRRLPLLNRKFETLDDFDDDTINPSENKVNSTSFQPSKLSRLVTSQFAKPKIISGDDDLPKRDDIGERRRKFELRVLSHAGIDTGDDMMENEPENLKKRRGSDKKDVDEDMESEDDFYKQVKQQRDAKLAAKSEKYSRNPTVQIREEEEELEVGKRHISYQMEKNRGLTRPRKKLIKNPRKKYKLKHQKAVERRKGQVRDIRKQTGSYGGENTGINPGISRSVRF, from the exons ATGGGTCGAATGAAAAGTGGGAAGGGGTTTAGCAAAAACCCAAAGAGAAAAGCTACAGCCCATGCAGACGACAGCGACGATGATATGATGAACGACGAAATCGACACCT TTCACAAACAAAGAGATATCATCCCTTTGGATGTAAATGATTCGGATGATTCCGATGACGAGACTGATCTCCCCGTATTTGATTCCAAG gatgatgatgatgatgatgaagatgacgatgaggatgaagatgatgaagatatGGAAGATGATAGCGATCTCACGGGTCTTGCTGCTAAAA TTGCAAGGCAACAAAAGTATCTTCGGGTCAAGGAGGGTGGAGTGGAAGATGAAacacatgatgatgatgaagaagcgGAAGAGAAAGAGACTGTATGGGGTAGAAGAAAGGAAGGATACTACGGTGGAGAGAATGTTGATTATGAG ATACAATCAAGTGATGAAGAGCTTCACGATGAGGAAGAGGAAGTGTTGAGACttcagagagagaaagtgaagtCTTTGTCTGCAGAAGACTTTGGTCTTGAGCATGTTAGTGAAGATGAGAACGAGAAAGAGCCAACAATGGAG GAAATTCTTGTTGGAGGGGTGAAGGCCAAGGCAAAGGCTTTAAAGGAAAAAGAGGCTTTTGATAATGATGACATGGCTTATGAAGAAGTTGAGAAAGATCTGAATGCATTATCTAAGGAAGAGAAGATGGAAGTTGTCTATAG TTCGGCTCCTGAGCTGGTTGGTCTGCTCTCAGAGCTGAATTCTGCCATGGATGAGCTTGAGAACAAGGTTAACCCTCTTCTAAGCAAG GTTAAGGAAGCACAGAATGGAGAAAAGGGATCCATAAACTATATTGAGTTAAAGCAACTTCTCTTGCTAGCATATTGCCAATCCATAACCTTTTATCTTCTTTTGAAATCCGAAGGGGAGCCAGCCCGTGATCATCCTGTCACAGGTCGCATTGTTGAACTCAAGGAGTTGTTGGACAAG GTGAAACAACTTGATTCCTATCTTCCTGACATTGTGGAGGATATTTTGAGCAAGAAAGAACATATTAAAGAAATTGTCAAATTGCCAACTTTAACATCTGACGGTTTGGCCAAAAATCTTCAAGTCGTACATGAACAACCAGAGACAATG CCTAAAGATGCATTAAACATTGAGTGCACAAAGGATGTTGTAAATAAAGAGAAGAAACGCAAGCGTCAG AATGATCAACTTGGAGTACAGAGCCAAGAAATGCTTAAAGTAAGAGCTGCCCTTGAAGAGAAGTTGAAGCACAAGGGTATTATAAACACTATTAAGCAAAAAGATAATAAAGCAGATCGTCGTTTGCCACTGCTAAATAG AAAATTTGAAACATTAGATGACTTTGATGATGATACCATAAATCCATCGGAGAACAAAGTTAATTCAACTTCATTCCAACCGAGCAAGCTTTCAAGACTTGTAACTTCACAGTTTGCCAAACCTAAG ATCATTTCTGGTGACGATGATTTACCTAAGAGAGATGACATAGGAGAAAGGCGAAGGAAGTTTGAACTACGAGTTCTTTCTCATGCTGGAATCGATACAGGTGATGATATGATGGAGAACGAGCCGGAGAATTTGAAAAAACGTAGAGGTTCTGATAAGAAAGACGTCGATGAGGATATGGAATCAGAAGATGACTTCTACAAGCAAGTGAAACAACAAAGGGATGCAAAGCTTGCTGCTAAATCAGAGAAATACTCCAG GAACCCGACTGTCCAAATcagagaggaagaagaagaattggAAGTGGGTAAGCGTCATATTTCATATCAGATGGAAAAGAACAGAGGGTTGACTAGACCTCGCAAGAAGCTGATCAAAAATCCAAGGAAGAAGTACAAG